Genomic segment of Iocasia fonsfrigidae:
CTCCCGGCTCCCCTAATTCATTTAAAACTTCAATAGTTAAATCTTTAGTTCCAACAGAACTACCCCCAGATAAAATAACTAAATCACTATTTTTCAAACTTGCTCCAATCTTGTTTTTTAGTTCTTCTTTATTATCTGCAATAATACCACCATAATTTACTGTTCCCCCGGTTTCTTCTACTAGACTACCAACCAGATAGGTATTTATATCCCTGATTTGGCCTAATTTAGGACTTTCTTCAGGTGCTACTAATTCATCTCCAGTAGAAAAAACTGTAACAACAGGCTTAACAAAAACCTCTACTTCTGTAATACCAATTCCAGCTAAAGCCCCTATATCCTGAGCTCGTAATAAATGTCCCTGTTTTAATAGGAGGCTCTCCTGGTCTATATCCTCTCCTTTTACAACTATATTTTCTCTACTGGCTACTGACTTAAAGACCTCAATCATATCTTCTCCAAGGGTCTCTGTATATTCTACCATTACCACCGCATCTGCACCTTTAGGTAACATACCACCAGTTGCAATCTTAATTGCCTGTCCTGCCTTAATCTCCTGTTCAGCTTCCTCACCCATTAATATCTCTCCAACCAGGTCTAGATAAACAGGCATTGATTCAGAAGCACCAAAGGTATCTATCGCCTTCACAGCAAAGCCATCCATTGTCGATCTGGAAAACGGAGGTAAATCTATCTGGCTAATAATATCTCTGGCTAAAACTCTGGCTTTTGCCTTTGTAATATTTATTTTCTCTGTTGCTAAATTAACAGCTAATTTTCCTTCAAAAAAATCGGGAATTTTGTCTATTTCAACTAATTGGAACAATTCTGACATCAGACCACTCCTTCAAACATTATAAATACTTCAATAATTCCTCTTGTTTTACAAATATTTCCTGTTCTTCCCCTTGAGCAACTATCTTTCCTTTTCTTAAAAGTATTATCTCATCTGCCAGATTTTTTGCCTGATAAAAATTATGGGTAACTAATACAATACCCACTCCCTTTTTTACTTCTTCTTTGATAATCTCTTCAATTAAAGCTATACTCTCTACATCAAGACTTGTATTAGGCTCATCAATAAAGATTAGCCCGGGTTCAGTTATTAAAGTTCTGGCAATAGACACCTTCTGCTGTTCACCGCCAGATAATTTTTTAGCTTCTTTATCTTTCAAGTCAGTTATCTTTAACCTTGCTAAAACTTGATTAACCCGTCTTTGAATATCAGTTTTTCCCATCTTTCTATATTTTAACCCCAGAGCTATATTATCATAAACAGAGCCTCTATATAATAAAGGTTTCTGCCAGATAAACCCTATCTTGCGGCGCATCTTTAAACTATCCTTTTTATTTATCTTATCACCTTGATAATATATTTCTCCGGTATTTTTTTCCTCTAATTGACTTAATATTTTAATTAAAGTTGTCTTTCCACTTCCATTTGGACCCATTAGTACCATAATACTACCTTGCTTTATGGTTATCTCACTTATATCTAAAACTTTTTCCTTTCCATAATACTTTATAATATCTTTTCCCACCAGTAATTCTGTCATCAGGCTCCACCTGCCTGAAAGTGGTGTAATACAAAATTAATTATTAGTGAGATAGACATAAGAATAATTCCTAAAGCAATTCCAAAACCAAATTCACCTTTACTGGTTTCTAAAGCAATAGCAGTAGTTAAAGTTCTGGTTACCCTTTTAATATTACCACCAATCATCATGGAAACTCCTACTTCACCTATTACCCGGCCAAAACCAGTAATAACTGCCCCCAGGACTCCAAACTTGATCTCCTTTAATAACATTAAGACTGCCTGTTGTTGTGAGGCTCCTAAAGATAATGCTGTAACAACTACCTGACTTTCAGAATCTTTAACTGTATTGAGTGTTAAAGTGGCGATAATAGGTAAAGCCAGGATAATTTGTCCGATAATAATTCCTTTTGAAGTAAAAAGTAATTCCAGGTCACCTAAAGGACCTCGTCTGGAAACAAAAGCAAATAATAATATTCCTATAACTACTGTTGGTAAACTCAATAACGTATTTAAAATAGTTATAATAATCCGTTTTCCCTTAAAGTCATAATGTCCAATTAAAAATCCAATTGGGATACCTATAATTGAAGCTATTAAAGAAGAGATTAAAGAAGTGGTTATTGATAATACTGCAATTTGCATAACTTCCTGGTCCATAGTTAAAATTAATTCCAGAGCATTCTTTATCCCTATTAGAATATATTCCACTAGAACTCTCCCTTTCTAAAAACAGTGACTAGTAACGTGTAAATAGCTTTAATTAGAGTAATAGAGAGATAGAGTATTAGAGTTTCAGACTAAAATGATTGTTTTCACCTCTGCCTTTGTCCCTAATACTCTACCACTAACCTCTATTACTCTCCACTCTATCTATTACAAGTTAAGTGGATTAAACAATCTTTCTCCAGAAACCGTAAAATCTCTAATAATTTCCTGTCCCTTTTTAGACATTATAAATTCAATAAATTCCATTGCTCCATCATAGTTAATTCCTTCATGTTTTTCTGGATTAACAGCCATTACACCATAAAGATTAAAAAATAGTGGGTCTCCTTCAGATAAAATTTCTAACTCAATCTTATCTTTATAAGCTAAATAAGTGCCGCGGTCAGCCAGAATATAAGCCTGTTTTTCATTAGCAATTGTCAAACTGGCTCCCATTCCCTGGCCGGTCTCCTGATACCAACTACCCTGAGGTTCAATCCCGGCTTCTTTCCAGATACTTAATTCTTTCTTATTGGTTCCAGAATCATCACCACGGGAGACAAAGGCCGCTTCTGCTGCAGCAATCTTTTTGAATACTGCTAAAGCATCTGAATTGCCTTTAATATTAGCCGGGTCATCTTTAGGTCCAAGAACTATAAAGTCATTATACATTACTTCCTGCCGGTTAACCCCATAACCATTATCAATAAATTCCAATTCTGCCGATTTGGCATGTACTAATAATACATCTGCATCTCCATTTCTACCTAACTCTAAAGCCTTCCCTGTGCCAACAGCAACTACATCCACTCTAATATTTCTACCCTTTTCAAAAGCAGGAATTAATTGGTCTAACAAACCAGAATTATCGGTACTGGTGGTTGTAGCCATAATTAATCTTTGGTCTTTAACACCACTAACATACCCTACAACAACTAAAGCCATTAAACAGACAAGTACAAATACAAGTGTCATTCTTTTCTTTGACATAATTATAAATCATCCCCTTAGCTAGATTATTAAATTATAAAAAAATAAGGACCAATACCTAACGGAAAGCAGATATCAATCCTTAATTTATATCTTCTTTCCAAACACGGGAGGCTGAAAGGTTTCCCTGTTAACCCAAACGACTAAACCACCTTAGAATTTTATCCTTAGGTAAAATAGTTCGAAGATAAATATATTATTTTATTACAAATTATAGTAAATTATAATTTGAAAATTAGCAATTATCTATCAAAATTATAACAAACACGATAATTTTAGTCAATAATTATCAATTTATGGCTTTATTATGCAAAGTTTTAGACAATAAGACAATAAAATCATAAGCTAACGACCTCATAATCTTGCGCAAACAAATCAGCATAAAGAATTTTATTCCTTAACAATTCACCCCTAGCAATAAGTATTTTTAATGTTTCACTTACTTGAACAGAAGCAACAAAGGCCGGAGTAAAAGAAGGATTTCCTAATTTATTTTCTATTCCCTCTATATTTTTTTTGGCATATAAGATATCCAAAGTCTTATCTCCCGGGAAAATAGTTGTAACCTGTCCATACCAACCAGCAATAGCTCCATGAACCAGTGTTATTCCCAACTCATAAGCTAATTCCTGTAAAAGCAATCTGGCAGCTATGTTATCTACAGCATCAATAATAACATCATGTCCTTTCAAAATTTTAATCCCATTATCATTATTTATATTTTGAGAAATCGGCATAAAGTTTATCAGAGGATTGACCAAAGCTATTCTCTCTTTGGCAATCTCTGCCTTGTTTTTTCCAATAACATTAGCATCAGATAATAACTGTCGATTAAGATTTGTGGCATCAAATATATCTCCATCTACTGCTGTTATATTTCCTACACCAAGCCTTGCCAGCATTTCAATAACATATCCCCCAAGACCACCACAACCGATCACACATACTTGACTATTTTTTATTTTTTCAATTTCTAATTCTGAGAGCATAGTCATATTTTTTAGATACCTTTTTTCCATCTTATCCCCCTCCAACAGGAGGAAATAAAGAAAGATAATCCCCCTCATGAAGACTAGCATCAAATTTTCCATCCCTACCATTTATTAATAAAAGGGCTACATCCTCTTGTTTTATTTTAAATATATCCAGCACTTTACTCACAGTGGTATTTTCTTCTACTTCCATCTCCAGTACTTTATCTCTTCCATCTCTCAATGTCGCAAATAATCTGATCTCTACTTTCATCATCCTCCACCTCCTAAGGGCAAATTATATACTTTCTACTCCACAGACAGTCGGCACAGGAAGGGCTCCCAGTATAACAATCAGTGCTTGTATCCTTAACCAGATCACATCCTTCTGCATAATCACAGTCAATACAGGAAGGGTATCGATTATTCCTGATAATAGAACGGAAATTACTGTATTCACTACTTTCCCAGGTCTCCTTCAAACTCTGATCATGCAAATTAGCAAATGAATGTTTTAAAACTGTTTTCTCCCTACCAAATACATATTCCTTATAAGTATGTGATAACCTGTAACAGGGAACAACTTCACCAGAAGCACTAATAAAAGCTGCTTTATCTTCGATAAAGATGCATCTTCTTTCTGTCTTTAATTCATAGTTTGGTAAAATGAGATTTAATCCTTTTCTAAAGGAATAATTATAAGCTTTAGCAAATAAACGCTTCATTTCTTTATTTTCATATCTAGTATAGAGTATTTTATCTGCATTTTCTTCCTTTTGCGGTAATAAATTTGATAATACTAATTGATGGACCTTTAATTCACTGGCTAGATCTATCAATCTAAAAATGTCGTCAACATTATTTTTCGAAATAACAAACTGGATCCCAAGATAAAGAGTACTACTTTTCTTCTTTTCTTTCAATTCATTAATTTTATTAATATTATTAACAACAAGATCTAAATTTGTTCCCCGAATTTTCGAAAAATTCTCATGTAACCCATCAATTGAAACCATAATCAGATTAACATACTGAACAATCAAATTAATTAAGGTATCATCCATTTTTATAGCATTAGTAGTCAAGATTAAATCATAATTCCCAAGTTCTTCAATCGCTTCATAAATTAGAGGTGCACAGGTCGGCTCTCCAATTCCTCCCAAAACAATAGATTTTAATCTGCCCATTTCTTTTATTTCTTTTTTTATCTTTACAAATAGTTCTCTGTTCATATCCTGTAATTTTTCAGTCCAGGAATGTCTATAACACATTACACAATTTAAATTGCATTTATTGGTAAGCTCGAGATAGAGTTTCTGTAAGGACATATTATCAACCTTCCTGGTCCCATTTTGAATATTAACATTTAATAACTTTAAAAAATTATTATAAAGGCTTCTATAAGTAGAAGCCTTTATAATATTGTTAGTATTTTTATCTATGCTAACCCTAATTCCTTAAGTTTTTCTGGAGTAGGTATTCCATCAATACTCCAGCCTCTAACTTCATAGTATTGGGGAAGGAGTTCATCTAATTTGTGTACCCATCCCTTGGAAGGTCCATCTGGAATAGGCTCTTCCAATAATCTTTTAGGCAGTGTATCCTGTGAAGAGTCGATTCCAGCTTCCAGGTTATACAATTTTTCAAGATTCCAGATCCTTTCACCAGCTTGAATAAAATCATCACCAGTTATATTGGTACCGCAAACAGCATTAAGCAGAGCAGCATAATCTTCTGCACCCATGGCAAAAGAAGTAAAGAGACACAGTCCAGATGAATCAATAGCCGCAGTAAAATCCTGGAATATCTTGGCCCAGGTTGGCTTGCCTTCCAGGGTTAATCTATCAAGTTTTTCAGGAAGTCCTAATATTTCAGGTGAAATCATATAACCTCTAACATGGCAACCACCTCTGTTGGAAGTAGCATAATTAACTCCATGTCCCTGGATACCTCTGGGATCATAAGCAGGCAGTTCCTGTTTTTTAACTGTCATTGAAATTTCTGGAACACCATACATTTCACAAAGTCTGTAAGACCCTTGAGCCATCTTAGCTCCCAGTCCCTCAGTATCAGCCATCTTCTTTGTCCATTCTATAATCGCTTCATTATTTCCCCAGGCAAGTTCAGATGCTCCAGCTAATTCTTCTTCTTTAATATATCCTTTATCATATAACTCCATAGCTGCAGCAATTGTAGAACCAGCAGAAATGGTATCGATTCCTATTTCATTACACCAATAATTGGCTTTAATAATATCACCAAGGTTAGATACTCCACAATCAGAGCCAAAAGCCCAGACAGTTTCATACTCAGGCCCAGCACCTTCAATATCATCAACTTCACAATACCTACCACAAGCTATTGGACATCTAAAACAAGGATCTTTCTTTTTCAGATATTTATCTGCTAAAGTCTCGCCACTAATTTCTTCAGCCTGATCAAAAGTACTATACTGAAAATTATTGGTTGGAAATACACCATTCTCATTGATAATATTAACCAACACAGCTGTACCATAAGCTGGTAGTCCCTGTCCGGTAACTCCATTTTCTTTTATTTTTTTCATACAGACAGAGAAAACTTCTTTAAGTTTGTCAGGCTCTGCTATCTCAACTTTATTATTTCCTTTAACTACTATAGCTTTAAGATTTTTTGAGCCCATTACAGCACCAACACCAGAACGTCCTGCCGCTCTACCCAGGTCATTCATAATAGCTGCTATTTTGGAAAGATTTTCACCAGCAGGTCCAATAGTCGCAACTTTTACTTTTTCTCCATGTTCTTTTTCTAAAACATGGGTAGTCTCGGAAACAACTTTTCCCCAGAGATGAGAGGCATCTTTAATTTCAACCTTATCATCAACAATATTAAGATAGACAGGTGAATCAGCCTTTCCTTCAAAAATAATAGCATCATAACCGGCAAATTTAAGTTCAGCACCCCAGTATCCACCTGAGTTAGAACTAGCTACAGTACCTGTTAGAGGCGCTTTAGTTACTACCATATACCTTCCACCAGTTGGTGTACTGGTTCCTGTCAGTGGACCAGTAATAAAAATCAATTTATTCTCTGGACTTAAGGCATCAACTTTAGGATCAACCTCATCCATCAGCATTTTGGTACCTAATCCTCTACCACCAATAAATTTCTGTGCCAGGTCAATGTCCAGTTCTTCATTTTTTACTGTTTTGTTGCTCAAATTGACTCTTAAAATCTTACCATTATATCCATACATCATATACCCTCCTTCAAATAAGTATCATATATATTTAAATATGCAATCTTTATGCCAATAAAAAAACCCTTTAATATAAAGGGTTTCAAGGGGAAAAATAATATATATTCAGATCTTGTTCCAATCTGGCGCATTATTAAAGAGTTTTTTGTGTTATATATTGGAACACTGCTCCATAATAGAACAGTCTATTTTATAATTTTCTATTTTTCTATAAAGGGTATTCCTGCCTATATTTAAAGCCTTAGCACTTTTACTGATATTTCCATCATACAAATTAAGCACTTTGATAATATGCTCTTTTTCCACAGCTGCCAAACTTAGATCTTTGCCTATTTCAGCACTTGCATCTTTTAAAACAGAGGTTTTAAAACTAATCCCTGATTTTTTTGATAATACAGTTTTCCTTCCACCAATCTTATCTGGAACAGATTCCATATTAATCATCCACTCTACTAAATTTTCCAGTTCTCTTACATTGCCAGGCCACTCATATTCTACCAGAGTTTTAATAAACTCCTCAGAAGTTTTTACACTTCTCTTGTTCATTTTTTTTGATTTCGTTTTCATAAAAAATTCAAATAAAAGTGGAATATCTTCTTTTCGTTCTCGTAAAGGTGGAAGTCTTACAGGTAGAACATTGAGTCGATAGAATAAATCCTTACGAAAATTGCCATTTTGAACCTCTTTATATAAATCCTTATTAGTCGCTGCAATAACTCTAACATTTACAACATTTTCCTTAATGCTTCCTATTCTACTCACTGTATCTTCTTCAATCACCCGCAGTAATCTAGTTTGCATGTCAAGGGGCATCTCACCAATTTCATCAAGAAAAATTGTTCCTCCATCAGCTATTTCAAACTTTCCAGGTTGTCCACTGCTTTTGGCACCAGTAAAAGCCCCTTCTTCATATCCGAATAATTCAGATTCAATCAAATTTCTTGGTATAGCACCACAGTTTATTGCTACAAAAGGTTCTTGACTTCTATTACTACAGTTATGAATAGCCTGAGCAAAAAGCTCTTTACCTGTACCACTCTCACCCATAATTAGAATATTTGATCTACTATCTGAGACCTTTTTAGCAAATTTAACCATCCTTTGAAAATCTTCGTCTTTGCCAATTATTTTATCAAAGGTATAGATAGCCTGACGTCCCATAATTTTATTAGCCAGTTTCCTCACCTTTTTTACTTCTTTAAAAACAAAAATAATATTCCTTACATTCTCTTCGTAGTCCAGTATAGGATAGGTACTTAAATTAAACTGAAGTTTATTTTTTTTAGCATTTACAAAAACCTCTTCTTCCATAAAATTACGTTTTGCAAAAACTGTAGTTTTAACCTTTTCCCAGCTTTCAAATAAATCCCAGATCTTCATTTTCCTCATTTTATCTGATTTATATCCAAACATATCTGCTACATAACTGTTAACAGTTATAATATTTCCAGCTAGATCAACTGTTAGAATTCCTGCTTTTATAGAATCAATAACAGTTTCGGTATACATTTTCGCCATAGATAGTTCTTCGGTGTATTTTTTTATTTCCAACATTTTTTCGATGGCATTGGCAGCTGCCACAACCATACCAAGAGTATGTGAATGAACACTTTCACTATAACCGGTTAAATCAAGGGAAGCAATAATCTCACCTTTAGTATTTCTTATCGGTGTAGCAGAACAGGTCCAACGATGGTAGACCTTTATAAAGTGCTCTTTACCAGAAATCTGGACTGCTTGACCTTCTACTAAAGCTGTCCCCATAGCATTTGTACCAATATTAACTTCATCCATATATGCCCCAGGTATCATTTTAAAAGAAAAAGCCTCAGAAAGAATATCTTCATCTCCAATTACACTTAAAATACAACCCTCTTCATCAGTTAATATTGAAAAAAAATTAGATCCTTTCACAAAATTATATAATTGATTCATAAAAGGCTCTGCCGTAACAATTAATTCTCTTTTTGCTTCAAGTTTTTCGAAAAGTTCATTTTCATCAATAATTTTGCCGCTAAATACTCGGTCAACATTAACATTATAATCCTTGCACCTTTTATGAGAATTTATTATATATTCTTTTTTATCTGATAAATTTAGGTTATTCATTAAAATTTCACTCCCTTTTATTTAAATAACCTTTATATTATAATTTAATTATAACATGCATAATATAAATCATCAAAAAACATTCTCCACTCCTTATGTTAAAAACTAAATTAATTTATCACTCTCCACAAAGAAAAATAATGCCCTACTAGTATAAGACATTATTAACTGTGATTTTATTATCTTTTTTTTCGGACACATGTCAATTAAATTCCAGCTATTATATCCTATTTAGGTTTAGCTGGTTCAACATTCACCTTATTTCCCTTAATATAATTATCCTTCATAATATTTAAGACATGGGCACCCATTTCACTGGGGACTTCAACAAAAGTAAAGTTATTATAAACATCAATAGCCCCTATTAGTTTTCCTTCCAGATCTGTTTCCCCGGCAATTGCCCCCACAATATGTCTAGGACTGATCTTATCCTTCTTACCTATATTAATAAACAACCTGACCATACCTGGTTCTGCACCAGTATCCCCAAAATTATCTCTATAATCATTCTCTTCTTCTTTTTCATCTGTTAAAGACATTTTTAGTAATCCAGCTGCAAGTTCTATTGCTGTATAATCATCTTCAAGCAAACCTTCAATAATTTTGGTATGTTTTCCTAAATGTTCTTTTTCTATATATTTTTTTAAACTACTAACAAATTTTTCAATCTGTACTTCTTCTATATCATTAAGTGAAGGTATATTTTGGCGCTCAATTTTTATCTTAGTATATTTTTGTATATCACGCAGTTTATAGATATCTTTACCGACAACAAAGGTATAGGCGGTACCCGTCTTACCCGCTCGACCTGTCCTGCCAATTCTATGGACATAATAATCAGTATCCTGAGGAAGGTCATAGTTAAAAACAGCTTCCACATTATCTACATCAATACCACGGGCTGCTACATCTGTAGCAACTAAATGCTCTATAATACCATTCCTAAATTTATCCATTACCCGATCTCGCTGGTTTTGATTCATACCACCGTGTAAAGCATCTGCAAGATATCCCCTGGCCTGAAGCTGTATATTCAATTCATCAACCTGTTTCCTTGTATTACAAAAAATCAAGGATAACTGAGGGAGGTGCATATCAATTAAACGTGTTAAAACCTTTAGTTTATCTCCCCTTTTAATCTCATAATAATATTGTTCAATACTAGGTGCTGTTAAATTTTCGTGAGCTATTCTTATTAATTTTGCATCCTTTTGATACCTTTTACCCAGATTAATTATTGTTTTAGGTATTGTAGCAGAAAAAAATAAAGTCTGCCTATCCTGTGGAATATCCTCTAATATTTTTTCAATATCATCAATAAAGCCCATATCTAGCATCACATCGGCTTCATCTAATACAAGAAAATCGATACCAGATAACTGTAATGTACCCCTTCGCATATGATCCATCACCCTACCAGGTGTACCAATAATAACCTGTACTCCCTTTTTTAAGACCTTGATCTGTCTTTTAATAGATTGTCCACCATAAACAGGTAGAGTATGTAAATTCCGTTTGTATCTGGCCAATCTCTTTAATTCTTCAGCAACCTGAATTGCTAATTCCCTGGTAGGACATAATATAATCGCCTGTGGATTTTTATTATCTGGGTCAACCCTTTCTAATAAGGGTATCCCAAAAGCTGCTGTCTTTCCTGTTCCTGTTTGCGCCTGTCCTATAATATCTCTGCCCTCTAGTGCTGGCGGAATAGCATTTGTTTGTATGGGGGTAGTTTCTTCAAATCCCATGTCTTCTATTGCCTTTAATACATCCCTGGATATCTTTAGTTCTTCAAATTTAATTTTTTTCAAATCCAATTTCACTTCCTTTTTATTCTTTATTATATGTAGTATTTCATTTTCTATCTAAGAAATAAAAACCCTGACTACAAAGATATAGTCAGGGAATAGTTGCTATATTTTAAAGGCATTATTTACTTTATAATGTAACAACATTTGCAGCCTGTGGACCGCGGTCACCATCAACAATCTCAAATTCAACTTCCTGGCCTTCTTCCAGGTTTTTAAAACCATCTTGTTGAATCGCAGAAAAATGTACAAAAACATCATCATCACCAGAATCTCTTTCAATAAAACCGAAACCTTTTTGATCATTAAACCATTTTACCTTACCATTGTAAATCATTAAATTGAATTCCTCCTATATTTTCCCTGGGTAATTCTTAACAAATTTTTAATACCCAATATCAATAAGTATAATATAATAAATTGTTTATGTCAAGAAGAAACTGCAAATTTATGAATTAAAAAATTCAAATAGTCTTAACAACATTTATCTTTTTTCAGCTATTTTCTGGCAAAATGCCGTCGCAATCTCCCTGTCAAATTGTGAACCAGCATTATTCAGGATCTCTTCCAGAGCCTCCTTAATTGTAAAAGGGACTTTACGATAGGGTCTAACAGTAGTCATCGCATCAAAAGCATCAACAATAGAAACAATTCTAGCTGCCAGAGGGATCTCTTCTCCCCTTAATTTATAGGGGTAACCATTACCATCCCACCTTTCATGGTGGTAACTAATAATATCCAGTATTTCTTTATTGTTAAGGTGTTCCTGCAGCATTTCAGTACCAAAGATTGGGTGTCTCTTTATTATTTCAAACTCCAGATCATTTAAACACCCCGGTTTATTTAAAATAAGATTGTCCACCTGTACTTTCCCCAGGTCATGTAAAAGAGCACCATATTTAATTATCCTTATTTCCCGCTGGCTTAATCCCAGATGTTCAGCCAGCATAATGGCCAACTGACATACCCTTTTAGAATGGCCGCGTAAATATTCATTTTTGTTTTTAATTACAGTTAACATTTTCCTTACCTTGAACAACTGCCTCTTCCTGATAATCATTAATTACTTCCTCCCCTATAAAGTAAAGTGATTAGTTCATTCATTTAATCGAGAACAATTATCAATTCTTAAATTATTATTTCTTATATTTAAACAGATATTTAGTTTTAGATTAATGATTTATAGCAACTTTATTTAATTCTTAAAGTAATTACATAAATATATTATATCATAAACTGGAAATATTTTATTATAATATATACTAAGTTAATGACACATTTTGAGTAAATTTAGTTATAGATTAAGTAGTCTGGTACAGAATAACACATTCTTAGGCATATTATTTGGAAAAACAACGAAAAAATCCAGGACAAAATATACCCTGGATTTTTAACTTATTCGACTATTAATTATTTGATTTAAAGTCAATAATATTTATATCCTGAACTGATCAACTGTCCGGGAGAGTTCCTGGGCCATCTCAGCCAACTGTCTGGCTAAAGAAACAATCTCTTCAGTTGCCGCAAGCTGTTCCTCACTGGAAGCTGCTACTTCTTCTGAATTGGAAGCAAATTCTTCACTAACTGAATTAATATTTTCTGTGGTTTCTTCTACATTATTACTATATTCATTCATATTAGCAACATTTTCAGAAATATTTTTAAGCTGTTCTTTGAGATTTACGGTGTGTTCCTCTATAACACTAAATATCTCACCAGTATTATTAATTGACTCAACACTCACTTCCACCAATTGAACATTATTATCCATCTCTTCAACAGCCCCTAAAGAATCTGACTGAACCTGTTTTACCAGATTAGTAATTTCATTGCTTGCCTTAGCCGACTCTTCAGCAAGTTCCCGTATTTCATCAGCAACTACACTAAAACCCCTGCCTGCCTCACCAGCCCGGGCTGCCTCAATTGCTGCATTTAAAGCCAGTAAATTAGTCTGTTCAGCTATACCACTAATAAGTTCCACTATTTGCTCAATCTCTCTGGATCTCTCTCCCAGGGTATTAATGGTTTTAGATACTCCCAGGGTATTTTCCTTCATTTCATTAATATTACTAACAGATTCCTGTACTGAACTGATCCCCTGCTCTAATTTATCAGTTAACTCAACTGCATTACTACTTAATTCATTAGTACTTATATCTACCCTTTTGATACTGTCACTTAATTTCTTAACATTTGAGCTTGTTTCCTCTACCCTGATTGACTGCTCCTCAGCACCACTGGCTACGTCCTGTATCGAAGTACCAACCTGTTCAGCAATCTCTCCCACCTGTTCACCTGAGGCAGACAGTTCCTGACTGGATGCAGCCACCTGGTCAGAGATATTAACTACCTGAGCAATCATTGTTTTTAAGCCACTGAGCATATTATTTAATGATTCTCCCAGCTTGCCTATTTCATCTCTTGATACTACCTTTAATTTAGCGAGACGCAGGTTTCCTGTTGATATTGCCTGTGCAAAGCCAGCAGCCTTAATAATAGGCTTAGTAACATAATTACCCATTATAAACGCGACTACTATACCAACTAATACCGTAATAATTATACTTATTACCGCCCCC
This window contains:
- a CDS encoding tungsten cofactor oxidoreductase radical SAM maturase: MSLQKLYLELTNKCNLNCVMCYRHSWTEKLQDMNRELFVKIKKEIKEMGRLKSIVLGGIGEPTCAPLIYEAIEELGNYDLILTTNAIKMDDTLINLIVQYVNLIMVSIDGLHENFSKIRGTNLDLVVNNINKINELKEKKKSSTLYLGIQFVISKNNVDDIFRLIDLASELKVHQLVLSNLLPQKEENADKILYTRYENKEMKRLFAKAYNYSFRKGLNLILPNYELKTERRCIFIEDKAAFISASGEVVPCYRLSHTYKEYVFGREKTVLKHSFANLHDQSLKETWESSEYSNFRSIIRNNRYPSCIDCDYAEGCDLVKDTSTDCYTGSPSCADCLWSRKYIICP
- a CDS encoding energy-coupling factor ABC transporter ATP-binding protein, which translates into the protein MTELLVGKDIIKYYGKEKVLDISEITIKQGSIMVLMGPNGSGKTTLIKILSQLEEKNTGEIYYQGDKINKKDSLKMRRKIGFIWQKPLLYRGSVYDNIALGLKYRKMGKTDIQRRVNQVLARLKITDLKDKEAKKLSGGEQQKVSIARTLITEPGLIFIDEPNTSLDVESIALIEEIIKEEVKKGVGIVLVTHNFYQAKNLADEIILLRKGKIVAQGEEQEIFVKQEELLKYL
- a CDS encoding HesA/MoeB/ThiF family protein encodes the protein MEKRYLKNMTMLSELEIEKIKNSQVCVIGCGGLGGYVIEMLARLGVGNITAVDGDIFDATNLNRQLLSDANVIGKNKAEIAKERIALVNPLINFMPISQNINNDNGIKILKGHDVIIDAVDNIAARLLLQELAYELGITLVHGAIAGWYGQVTTIFPGDKTLDILYAKKNIEGIENKLGNPSFTPAFVASVQVSETLKILIARGELLRNKILYADLFAQDYEVVSL
- a CDS encoding molybdopterin molybdotransferase MoeA → MSELFQLVEIDKIPDFFEGKLAVNLATEKINITKAKARVLARDIISQIDLPPFSRSTMDGFAVKAIDTFGASESMPVYLDLVGEILMGEEAEQEIKAGQAIKIATGGMLPKGADAVVMVEYTETLGEDMIEVFKSVASRENIVVKGEDIDQESLLLKQGHLLRAQDIGALAGIGITEVEVFVKPVVTVFSTGDELVAPEESPKLGQIRDINTYLVGSLVEETGGTVNYGGIIADNKEELKNKIGASLKNSDLVILSGGSSVGTKDLTIEVLNELGEPGVLVHGISIKPGKPTILALIGDTPVIGLPGHPASAMTVLKIVGTPIIQKLAGQELNQFQGSVSAKLSRNLASDKGREEYIRVKLVKENNQLWAYPILGKSSLITTMVEADGLVKIDLGKEGLDQGEEVQVLLF
- a CDS encoding ABC transporter permease — its product is MEYILIGIKNALELILTMDQEVMQIAVLSITTSLISSLIASIIGIPIGFLIGHYDFKGKRIIITILNTLLSLPTVVIGILLFAFVSRRGPLGDLELLFTSKGIIIGQIILALPIIATLTLNTVKDSESQVVVTALSLGASQQQAVLMLLKEIKFGVLGAVITGFGRVIGEVGVSMMIGGNIKRVTRTLTTAIALETSKGEFGFGIALGIILMSISLIINFVLHHFQAGGA
- a CDS encoding MoaD/ThiS family protein, whose amino-acid sequence is MKVEIRLFATLRDGRDKVLEMEVEENTTVSKVLDIFKIKQEDVALLLINGRDGKFDASLHEGDYLSLFPPVGGG
- a CDS encoding substrate-binding domain-containing protein, which produces MSKKRMTLVFVLVCLMALVVVGYVSGVKDQRLIMATTTSTDNSGLLDQLIPAFEKGRNIRVDVVAVGTGKALELGRNGDADVLLVHAKSAELEFIDNGYGVNRQEVMYNDFIVLGPKDDPANIKGNSDALAVFKKIAAAEAAFVSRGDDSGTNKKELSIWKEAGIEPQGSWYQETGQGMGASLTIANEKQAYILADRGTYLAYKDKIELEILSEGDPLFFNLYGVMAVNPEKHEGINYDGAMEFIEFIMSKKGQEIIRDFTVSGERLFNPLNL